Proteins co-encoded in one Candidatus Thiodictyon syntrophicum genomic window:
- a CDS encoding Tex family protein produces the protein MQTITQTISQEIQARADQVEAAVRLLDEGATVPFIARYRKEVTGGLDDIQLRHLEERLVYLRDLNERRAAVLASIEEQGKLTPDLRAALEGADTKQRLEDLYLPYKPKRRTKAQIAREAGLEPLADGLLADPTQDPGLLAAAYVDAGKGVADVAAALEGARQILMERFAEDPELTGRLRDRLWEEGVLAAKVVDGKEQEGNKFSDYFDYREAIAKVPSHRALALFRGRNVGVLNLDLIPGEGEEPDLPYRALIAARFGLRHQGRAADDWLAETVRKTWRIKLLTRLDLDLKGRVMEAAEAEAIRVFGLNLKALLLAAPAGRLPTLGLDPGLRTGVKVAIVDATGRVAATDTIYPHQPKNQWDASIARLALLCAAHQVRLISIGNGTASRETDKLARELIKRHPDLGLRSLVVSEAGASVYSASEFASKELPDLDVSLRGAVSIARRLQDPLAELVKIEPKAIGVGQYQHDVNQGRLARTLEAVVEDCVNAVGVDLNTASVPLLTQVSGLNRGLAEHIVAFREANGAFTNRKRLMAVPRFGDKAFQLSAGFLRVPDGDEPLDASAVHPEAYPVVRRICERAGKGIRDLIGDVATLRRLEPKDFIDESFGLPTVQDILSELQKPGRDPRPEFKAAEFKEGVETLKDLEPGMILEGAVTNVTNFGAFVDIGVHQDGLVHISMLADRFVKDPHEVVKSGDLVKVKVLEVDLPRKRIALSMRLSEPTPQRAEAGAGERPERTAPRRDQPRQGEQARRPRDDRRAPTQRQPLEQQQPPANSAFAAAFEKAKKG, from the coding sequence ATGCAGACCATCACCCAGACCATCAGCCAGGAAATCCAGGCCCGCGCCGACCAGGTGGAGGCGGCCGTCCGGCTGTTGGACGAGGGCGCTACGGTGCCCTTTATCGCCCGCTACCGCAAGGAGGTCACCGGCGGCCTCGACGATATCCAACTGCGCCACCTGGAGGAACGCCTGGTCTATCTGCGCGACCTCAACGAGCGGCGCGCGGCGGTACTGGCGAGCATCGAGGAACAGGGCAAGCTGACCCCGGACCTGCGCGCCGCGCTGGAAGGTGCGGACACCAAGCAGCGTTTGGAAGACCTGTATCTGCCCTACAAGCCCAAGCGCCGCACCAAGGCGCAGATCGCCCGTGAGGCAGGGCTCGAACCCCTGGCCGACGGGCTGCTGGCCGATCCCACCCAGGACCCGGGCCTGCTGGCCGCGGCCTATGTCGATGCCGGCAAGGGTGTGGCCGATGTCGCCGCCGCCCTGGAGGGCGCGCGCCAGATCCTCATGGAGCGCTTCGCGGAGGACCCGGAACTCACCGGACGGCTGCGCGACCGACTCTGGGAGGAGGGCGTCCTGGCGGCCAAGGTCGTCGATGGCAAGGAGCAGGAGGGCAACAAATTCTCCGACTATTTCGACTACCGCGAGGCCATTGCGAAGGTTCCCTCGCACCGCGCCCTGGCGCTCTTTCGTGGGCGCAATGTCGGGGTCCTGAACCTGGACCTGATCCCCGGTGAGGGGGAGGAGCCGGACCTGCCCTATCGCGCCCTGATCGCGGCGCGCTTCGGCCTGCGCCATCAGGGCCGGGCGGCCGACGACTGGCTGGCCGAGACGGTGCGCAAGACCTGGCGCATCAAGCTCCTGACCCGGCTCGACCTGGATCTCAAGGGGCGGGTGATGGAGGCGGCCGAGGCCGAGGCGATCCGGGTCTTCGGGCTCAATCTCAAGGCCCTGCTGCTCGCCGCCCCCGCCGGGCGCCTGCCCACCCTGGGGCTGGACCCGGGTCTGCGCACCGGGGTCAAGGTCGCCATCGTCGATGCCACCGGGCGGGTCGCCGCCACCGATACCATCTATCCGCATCAACCCAAGAACCAGTGGGACGCATCCATCGCCCGGCTGGCGCTGCTCTGTGCCGCCCATCAGGTGCGCCTCATCAGTATCGGCAACGGCACCGCCTCGCGCGAGACCGACAAGCTCGCCCGGGAACTGATCAAACGCCATCCGGACCTGGGCCTGCGCTCACTGGTGGTGAGCGAGGCCGGGGCCTCGGTCTATTCGGCCTCCGAATTCGCCTCCAAGGAACTGCCGGATCTCGACGTATCGCTGCGCGGTGCGGTCTCTATTGCGCGCCGGCTCCAGGACCCCCTGGCGGAACTGGTCAAGATCGAGCCCAAGGCGATCGGTGTCGGTCAATACCAGCACGACGTGAACCAGGGCCGGCTCGCCCGCACCCTGGAGGCGGTGGTGGAGGACTGCGTGAACGCCGTCGGGGTCGATCTCAATACCGCCTCGGTGCCGTTGCTGACCCAGGTTTCGGGGCTCAATCGCGGTCTCGCCGAGCATATCGTCGCCTTCCGCGAGGCCAATGGCGCCTTCACCAACCGCAAGCGACTCATGGCCGTGCCGCGCTTCGGCGACAAGGCCTTCCAATTGAGCGCCGGCTTCCTGCGCGTGCCGGACGGGGACGAACCGCTGGACGCCTCCGCCGTCCATCCGGAGGCCTATCCGGTGGTGCGCCGTATCTGTGAGCGGGCGGGCAAGGGCATCCGCGACCTGATCGGCGATGTCGCCACCCTGCGTCGTCTGGAGCCCAAGGACTTCATCGATGAGTCCTTCGGGCTGCCGACCGTCCAGGATATCCTGAGTGAACTGCAGAAGCCCGGTCGCGACCCCCGCCCCGAATTCAAGGCGGCCGAGTTCAAAGAGGGCGTGGAGACGCTCAAAGACCTGGAACCCGGGATGATCCTGGAGGGCGCCGTGACCAACGTCACCAACTTCGGCGCCTTCGTCGACATCGGCGTCCACCAGGACGGCCTGGTGCACATCTCCATGCTCGCCGATCGCTTCGTAAAAGACCCCCACGAGGTGGTCAAGTCCGGCGACCTGGTCAAGGTCAAGGTGCTGGAGGTCGATTTGCCGCGCAAGCGGATTGCGCTCTCCATGCGCCTGTCGGAGCCCACGCCGCAGCGTGCCGAGGCCGGCGCCGGGGAGCGCCCGGAGCGCACCGCACCACGGCGTGATCAGCCGCGGCAGGGGGAGCAGGCGCGCCGCCCGCGCGACGACCGGCGTGCGCCGACTCAGCGTCAGCCGTTAGAGCAACAGCAGCCGCCCGCCAACAGTGCTTTCGCGGCGGCCTTTGAGAAGGCGAAGAAGGGGTGA
- a CDS encoding DUF29 family protein, which yields MIAVAYDDAVLLAARETGLAEAAFPASCPWTFQEMMDDGFRPDPSA from the coding sequence TTGATCGCGGTTGCCTACGACGATGCGGTCCTTCTGGCGGCGCGCGAGACGGGGCTTGCCGAGGCCGCGTTTCCGGCCTCCTGCCCCTGGACATTTCAGGAAATGATGGACGACGGATTCCGGCCCGACCCGTCGGCTTGA